A stretch of the Massilia varians genome encodes the following:
- a CDS encoding MlaA family lipoprotein, whose protein sequence is MKHAPHRTTGRIHGLAAIAVALLLTGCATTQNPQDPLEGYNRAVFRFNDTVDRAVLKPTATAYKNVTPSFVQTGVSNFFGNLSDAWSAVNNLLQGKGEAGMGDVTRVAVNSTFGIFGLLDIASEAGIQKHNEDFGQTLGVWGVPSGPFLMLPVLGPSTVRDTAALPADIGADIWKYKRPENWRNIGAAIRVVDKRASLLDAGNLLEDAALDRYEFIRDGYMQRRQSQVYDGNVPRQADGTDDADEATSNAEPAADPAGKASAEPTK, encoded by the coding sequence ATGAAACACGCACCACACCGTACCACCGGCCGTATTCATGGGCTTGCAGCAATCGCCGTTGCCCTGCTGCTGACCGGCTGCGCTACCACGCAGAATCCGCAGGACCCGCTGGAAGGCTATAACCGCGCCGTATTCCGCTTCAACGACACGGTCGACCGTGCCGTCCTGAAGCCGACCGCCACCGCCTACAAGAACGTCACCCCGAGCTTCGTGCAGACCGGCGTCAGCAATTTCTTCGGCAACCTGTCCGATGCCTGGAGCGCGGTGAACAACCTGCTGCAGGGCAAGGGCGAGGCCGGCATGGGCGACGTCACCCGTGTCGCCGTCAATTCGACCTTCGGCATCTTCGGCCTGCTCGACATCGCCTCCGAAGCCGGCATCCAGAAGCATAACGAGGATTTCGGCCAGACTCTGGGCGTCTGGGGCGTACCAAGCGGCCCCTTCTTGATGTTGCCGGTGTTGGGCCCATCTACGGTACGTGACACCGCCGCGCTGCCGGCCGATATCGGCGCCGACATCTGGAAGTACAAGCGTCCGGAAAACTGGCGCAACATCGGCGCGGCGATCCGCGTGGTTGACAAGCGCGCCAGCCTGCTCGACGCCGGCAACCTGCTGGAAGACGCCGCCCTGGACCGCTACGAGTTCATCCGCGACGGCTACATGCAGCGCCGCCAGAGCCAGGTCTACGACGGCAACGTGCCGCGCCAGGCCGACGGCACCGACGATGCCGACGAGGCGACCAGCAATGCCGAACCGGCGGCCGACCCGGCCGGCAAGGCAAGCGCGGAGCCGACGAAGTAA
- the hisG gene encoding ATP phosphoribosyltransferase has protein sequence MTITTKTGNSAEGGLILALSKGRIFEDTLPLLESAGITVLENPESSRKLILPTNDPGVRVLIVRASDVPTYVQHGAADFGVAGKDVLLEHGGEGLYQPIDLHIASCRMSVATNAGFDYESAVRQGARLRVATKFVNTAREHFARKGVHVDLIKLYGSMELAPLVGLSDAIVDVVSTGGTLRANNLVEVEKIMDISSRLVVNQAALKLKRERLQPILDAFERASQTQG, from the coding sequence ATGACGATCACCACCAAAACCGGCAACTCCGCGGAAGGCGGACTGATCCTCGCCCTCTCCAAGGGCCGGATTTTCGAAGACACCCTGCCGCTCCTGGAGAGCGCCGGCATCACCGTCCTCGAGAATCCGGAATCCTCGCGCAAGCTGATCCTGCCGACCAACGACCCGGGCGTGCGCGTGCTGATCGTGCGCGCCAGCGACGTGCCGACCTATGTCCAGCATGGCGCCGCCGACTTCGGCGTGGCCGGCAAGGACGTGCTGCTCGAGCACGGAGGCGAGGGCCTGTACCAGCCGATCGACCTGCACATCGCCAGCTGCCGCATGTCGGTGGCGACCAACGCCGGCTTCGACTACGAGAGCGCGGTGCGCCAGGGCGCGCGCCTGCGCGTGGCGACCAAGTTCGTCAACACCGCGCGCGAGCACTTCGCCCGCAAGGGCGTGCACGTCGACCTGATCAAGCTGTACGGTTCGATGGAACTGGCGCCGCTGGTCGGCCTGTCCGACGCCATCGTCGACGTGGTCTCGACCGGCGGCACCCTGCGCGCCAACAACCTGGTCGAAGTCGAAAAGATCATGGACATCTCCTCGCGCCTGGTGGTCAACCAGGCCGCGCTCAAGCTCAAGCGCGAGCGCCTGCAACCCATCCTCGACGCCTTCGAACGGGCGTCCCAGACACAAGGCTAA
- the mlaD gene encoding outer membrane lipid asymmetry maintenance protein MlaD: MHRKTIDVWVGLFVLLGAASLLFLALQAGNMSSFSFSKTYAVTAKFDNIGGLKPQAPVKSAGVVVGRVGEISFDDKTYQALVRLDMEPGYKFPKDSSLKILTAGLLGEQYIGIEPGGDTQNLVEGDRINRTQSATVLEDLINQFIYSKAAEGKEGSE; the protein is encoded by the coding sequence ATGCATCGCAAAACTATCGACGTCTGGGTTGGCCTGTTTGTCCTGCTGGGCGCGGCCTCGCTGCTGTTCCTGGCGCTGCAGGCCGGCAACATGAGCTCGTTCTCGTTCAGCAAGACCTATGCCGTGACCGCCAAGTTCGACAATATCGGCGGCCTCAAGCCGCAGGCGCCGGTCAAGAGCGCCGGCGTGGTGGTCGGCCGCGTGGGCGAAATCAGCTTCGACGACAAGACCTATCAGGCGCTCGTGCGCCTCGATATGGAGCCAGGATATAAATTCCCGAAAGACAGTTCGCTGAAGATCCTGACTGCCGGCCTGCTGGGCGAGCAGTACATCGGCATCGAACCGGGTGGCGACACCCAGAACCTGGTCGAGGGCGACCGCATCAACCGTACCCAGTCGGCGACGGTGCTCGAAGACCTGATCAATCAATTCATCTATAGCAAGGCCGCTGAAGGAAAGGAAGGTAGTGAATGA
- the hisC gene encoding histidinol-phosphate transaminase, with amino-acid sequence MTSSVTAIDKLIANTIRQDVRDTATYFVPDASGYIKLDAMENPYELPDALRAELGQRLADAALNRYPPPSYTTLKGKICAGLGVPGGYDVLLGNGSDELISIMATAVARQDKRAVVMAPTPAFVMFARSAGFAGADFVGVPVKADFSLDLPAMLAAIAQHKPSLVFLAYPNNPTGNLFDAGDMEAIISALGETGIVVVDEAYQPFAKKSFMGRLPAFPNLVVMRTLSKLGLAGIRLGYLSGDPKLLEQFEKVRPPYNVNVLTQVAAEFALDHLDVLDRQAEMLNAERARLAAELAALPGVEVFPSAANFISLRVPDADRACSKLRDEKVLIKNLSKMDKVLANCIRVTVSTPEENTAFLNALKASL; translated from the coding sequence ATGACATCGAGCGTCACTGCGATCGACAAGCTGATCGCCAATACCATCCGCCAAGACGTCCGCGACACCGCCACTTACTTTGTGCCGGATGCGAGCGGCTACATCAAGCTCGACGCGATGGAAAACCCCTATGAACTGCCGGACGCGCTGCGCGCCGAGCTGGGCCAGCGCCTGGCCGATGCCGCGCTCAACCGCTATCCACCGCCTTCCTACACCACGCTCAAGGGGAAGATCTGCGCCGGCCTGGGCGTGCCGGGCGGCTACGACGTCCTGCTCGGCAACGGCTCGGACGAGCTCATTTCGATCATGGCCACTGCCGTGGCGCGCCAGGACAAACGGGCGGTCGTCATGGCGCCGACCCCGGCCTTCGTGATGTTCGCGCGTTCGGCCGGGTTCGCGGGCGCGGATTTCGTCGGCGTGCCGGTGAAAGCCGACTTCTCGCTCGACCTGCCGGCCATGCTGGCCGCCATTGCGCAGCACAAGCCGTCGCTGGTCTTCCTGGCCTATCCGAACAACCCGACCGGCAACCTGTTCGATGCCGGCGACATGGAAGCCATCATCAGCGCCCTGGGCGAGACCGGCATCGTGGTGGTGGACGAGGCCTACCAGCCCTTCGCGAAGAAGAGCTTCATGGGCCGCCTGCCGGCATTCCCGAACCTGGTCGTGATGCGCACCCTGTCCAAGCTGGGCCTGGCCGGCATCCGCCTCGGCTACCTGTCGGGCGATCCGAAACTGCTGGAGCAGTTCGAGAAGGTGCGTCCGCCCTATAACGTCAACGTGCTGACCCAGGTCGCGGCCGAGTTCGCGCTCGACCACCTCGACGTGCTCGACCGCCAGGCCGAGATGCTGAATGCCGAGCGCGCGCGCCTGGCCGCCGAACTGGCGGCCCTGCCGGGGGTCGAAGTGTTTCCATCGGCGGCGAATTTCATCTCGCTGCGGGTGCCGGACGCGGACCGGGCCTGTTCAAAACTGCGCGACGAAAAGGTCTTGATTAAAAATTTGAGTAAAATGGACAAGGTATTGGCCAATTGCATACGCGTCACGGTCAGTACCCCCGAAGAAAACACCGCATTCCTGAATGCCCTGAAAGCGTCCCTATAA
- a CDS encoding BolA family protein, with protein MATTPELIHSYISAGLECTHLHVEGDGQHFTAVIVSPAFAGKRPIQRHQLVYAALGDRMREEIHALSMKTLTPEEYQG; from the coding sequence GTGGCGACCACACCCGAACTGATCCACAGCTACATCAGCGCCGGCCTCGAATGCACCCATTTGCACGTCGAAGGCGACGGCCAGCATTTCACGGCCGTCATCGTGTCCCCGGCCTTTGCCGGCAAGCGCCCGATCCAGCGCCACCAGCTGGTGTACGCCGCGCTCGGCGACCGCATGCGCGAAGAGATCCACGCGCTGTCGATGAAGACCCTCACCCCTGAAGAGTACCAAGGCTAA
- a CDS encoding ABC transporter ATP-binding protein: protein MTAIQINNVEKSYKGFKALKGVSMNIEEGEFFGLLGPNGAGKTTLISTVAGLIRPDVGSVKIHGHDVVSDFREARKRLGVVPQELVFDPFFTVRETLRLQSGYFGIKNNDAWIDEVMHNLDLTNKADVNMRALSGGMKRRVLVAQALVHKPPVIVLDEPTAGVDVELRQTLWKFIARLNREGHTVVLTTHYLEEAQAMCQRVAMLKLGEVVALDTMSALLRRVSGSQLVVHLKSGALPEGLRHLVAHDEHDQNNGSGNRYTLRVNDVNDVEPILAALRTNGAVIDEMQLEQADLEDIFLQVVGDKQPGGPQ, encoded by the coding sequence ATGACAGCGATCCAGATTAACAACGTCGAGAAGAGCTACAAGGGCTTCAAGGCTCTCAAGGGCGTCTCGATGAACATCGAGGAAGGCGAGTTCTTCGGCCTCCTCGGCCCCAACGGCGCCGGCAAGACCACCCTGATCTCCACCGTGGCCGGCCTGATCCGCCCGGACGTGGGCAGCGTCAAGATCCACGGCCACGACGTCGTGAGCGACTTCCGCGAAGCGCGCAAGCGCCTGGGCGTGGTCCCGCAGGAGCTGGTCTTCGATCCCTTCTTCACGGTGCGCGAGACGCTGCGCCTGCAGTCGGGTTATTTCGGGATCAAAAACAACGACGCCTGGATCGACGAGGTGATGCACAACCTCGATCTCACCAACAAGGCCGACGTCAACATGCGCGCCCTGTCGGGCGGCATGAAGCGCCGCGTGCTGGTGGCCCAGGCGCTGGTGCACAAGCCGCCGGTCATCGTTCTGGACGAGCCGACCGCCGGCGTCGACGTCGAGCTGCGCCAGACCTTGTGGAAGTTCATCGCGCGCCTGAACCGCGAAGGCCATACCGTGGTCCTGACCACCCACTACCTGGAAGAAGCGCAGGCCATGTGCCAGCGCGTGGCGATGCTCAAACTGGGCGAAGTGGTGGCGCTGGATACCATGTCGGCCCTGCTGCGCCGCGTGTCTGGCTCGCAGCTGGTGGTGCATCTGAAGAGCGGCGCGCTGCCGGAAGGCCTGCGCCACCTGGTCGCGCACGACGAGCATGACCAGAACAACGGCAGCGGCAACCGCTACACCCTGCGCGTCAACGACGTCAACGACGTCGAGCCGATCCTGGCGGCGCTGCGCACCAACGGCGCCGTCATCGACGAGATGCAGCTGGAGCAGGCCGACCTGGAAGACATCTTCCTGCAAGTGGTGGGCGACAAACAGCCGGGAGGCCCGCAATGA
- the murA gene encoding UDP-N-acetylglucosamine 1-carboxyvinyltransferase translates to MDKLQIVGGKRLHGDISVSGAKNAALPILCAGLLTGGDLELSNVPRLHDVRTILKLLAQTGLKVTQDDERVTLNGSNITSLEAPYELVKTMRASILVLGPLLARFGEARVSLPGGCAIGSRPVDQHIKGLRQMGAEITIEGGYIHARTNGKLKGARIHTDMITVTGTENLLMAATLAEGETVLENAAREPEVTDLANLLVAMGAKIEGIGTDRLVIQGVDSLHGASHAVISDRIEAATFLCAVAATGGDIMLRNTRTDIFDVALDKLREIGLQLDVGSDTIRARMDGRPRPVSFRTTEYPGFPTDMQAQFMAVNILADGPSRVTETIFENRFMHVQEMNRLGAQISTEGNTAFIKGVDRLVGAPVMATDLRASASLVIAGMAAQGTTLVDRIYHLDRGYDRMEVKLSAVGADIVRIKE, encoded by the coding sequence ATGGACAAGCTCCAGATCGTCGGCGGCAAGCGCCTGCATGGCGACATCTCCGTTTCGGGCGCCAAGAACGCCGCGCTGCCCATCCTGTGCGCCGGCCTGCTGACGGGCGGCGACCTCGAACTGTCGAACGTGCCGCGCCTGCACGACGTGCGCACCATCCTCAAGCTGCTCGCCCAGACCGGCCTGAAGGTGACCCAGGACGACGAACGCGTCACCCTGAACGGTTCGAACATCACGTCGCTCGAGGCGCCGTACGAATTGGTGAAGACCATGCGCGCCTCGATCCTGGTGCTCGGGCCCCTGCTGGCGCGCTTCGGCGAAGCCAGGGTCTCGCTGCCGGGTGGCTGCGCGATCGGCTCGCGTCCGGTCGACCAGCACATCAAGGGCCTGCGCCAGATGGGCGCCGAGATCACGATCGAAGGCGGCTACATCCATGCCAGGACGAACGGCAAGCTCAAGGGCGCGCGCATCCACACCGACATGATCACGGTGACCGGCACCGAGAACCTCCTGATGGCCGCCACCCTGGCCGAGGGCGAAACCGTGCTGGAGAACGCCGCGCGCGAGCCGGAAGTGACCGACCTGGCCAACCTCCTGGTGGCCATGGGCGCGAAGATCGAGGGCATCGGCACCGACCGCCTGGTGATCCAGGGCGTGGACAGCCTGCATGGCGCCAGCCACGCCGTGATCTCGGACCGCATCGAAGCGGCGACTTTCCTGTGCGCGGTGGCGGCCACCGGCGGCGACATCATGCTGCGCAACACCCGCACCGACATCTTCGACGTGGCGCTCGACAAGCTGCGCGAGATCGGCCTGCAGCTCGACGTCGGCAGCGACACCATTCGTGCGCGCATGGATGGCCGCCCGCGCCCGGTCTCGTTCCGCACCACCGAATACCCGGGCTTCCCGACCGACATGCAGGCCCAGTTCATGGCCGTGAACATCCTGGCCGACGGCCCGAGCCGCGTCACCGAGACGATTTTCGAAAACCGCTTCATGCACGTGCAGGAGATGAACCGCCTCGGCGCCCAGATCTCCACCGAAGGCAACACCGCCTTCATCAAGGGCGTGGACCGCCTGGTCGGCGCGCCGGTGATGGCGACCGACCTGCGCGCCTCGGCCTCGCTGGTGATCGCCGGCATGGCGGCGCAGGGCACCACCCTGGTCGACCGCATCTACCACCTCGACCGTGGCTACGACCGCATGGAAGTCAAACTCTCGGCCGTCGGCGCCGACATCGTGCGCATCAAAGAATGA
- a CDS encoding MlaC/ttg2D family ABC transporter substrate-binding protein, with amino-acid sequence MKPIIQLIAAASATIAFATSAIAAEAPDALVKRISADVIETVKSDKDIQAGNRNKIMDLVNSKILPHVDAQKMTQQAAGRFWRQATPAQQQALTKEFTNLLVYTYSGALSQIKNETVEFQPMRAEAGANDVEVRSQVKVARGEPITLNYRLANGPQGWKIYDINVLGAWLVQTYTSTFASEINKGGIDGLIKKLAERNQQLASKPLKAPK; translated from the coding sequence ATGAAGCCCATCATCCAACTGATCGCAGCAGCAAGCGCCACCATCGCCTTCGCCACCTCGGCCATCGCCGCCGAAGCCCCGGACGCCCTGGTCAAGCGCATCAGCGCCGACGTCATCGAGACCGTCAAGTCGGACAAGGACATCCAGGCCGGCAACCGCAACAAGATCATGGACCTGGTCAATTCCAAGATCCTGCCGCACGTCGACGCCCAGAAGATGACCCAGCAGGCGGCCGGCCGCTTCTGGCGCCAGGCCACCCCGGCGCAGCAGCAAGCGCTGACCAAGGAATTCACCAACCTGCTGGTCTACACCTACTCGGGTGCGCTGTCGCAGATCAAGAACGAGACCGTGGAATTCCAGCCGATGCGTGCCGAAGCGGGCGCCAACGACGTGGAAGTGCGTTCGCAGGTGAAGGTCGCCCGCGGCGAGCCGATCACCCTGAACTACCGCCTGGCCAATGGCCCGCAGGGCTGGAAGATCTATGACATCAACGTGCTGGGCGCCTGGCTGGTCCAGACCTACACCAGCACCTTCGCCAGCGAGATCAACAAGGGCGGCATCGATGGCCTGATCAAGAAGCTGGCCGAGCGTAACCAGCAGCTGGCTTCCAAGCCGCTGAAGGCACCGAAGTAA
- a CDS encoding STAS domain-containing protein, with product MAEANPMLSLDALTFQTARGALEQGCAAIAAGETVFDLGGVNAADSSGVALLLAWQRRAQKAGQRLTFINVPGNVQKLAALYGVDQLVLRS from the coding sequence ATGGCCGAAGCCAATCCGATGCTCTCGCTCGACGCACTGACCTTCCAGACCGCCCGCGGCGCCCTGGAGCAGGGCTGCGCGGCGATCGCCGCCGGCGAAACCGTGTTCGACCTCGGCGGCGTGAATGCCGCCGATTCCTCCGGCGTGGCCCTGCTGCTGGCGTGGCAGCGCCGCGCCCAGAAGGCCGGCCAGCGCCTCACCTTCATCAACGTTCCCGGGAACGTGCAGAAGCTGGCCGCGCTGTACGGCGTGGACCAGCTGGTTCTGCGGTCGTAA
- a CDS encoding ABC transporter permease, with translation MNLFSVGFRTLFYKESLRFWKVATQTIAAPVVTAMLYLLIFGHVLDGRVEMLDGVSYTAFLIPGLVMMSVLQNAFANSSSSLIQSKITGNLVFILLPPLSHAEILSAYVLAAVLRGVVVGFGVFVITAWFAHLSFVAPLWILVFAFLGAAILGTMGVIAGIWAEKFDQLAAFQNFLIMPATFLAGVFYSIQKLPPFWLAVSHFNPFFYMIDGFRYGFFGKSDVSPWTSLAIVSVFFVVLAAIAVNLLKRGYRLRH, from the coding sequence ATGAACCTGTTCTCGGTGGGTTTTCGCACCCTGTTCTACAAGGAGTCGCTGCGCTTCTGGAAAGTGGCGACCCAGACCATCGCCGCGCCGGTCGTGACGGCCATGCTGTACCTGCTGATCTTCGGCCACGTGCTGGACGGCCGCGTCGAGATGCTGGACGGCGTCAGCTACACCGCCTTCCTGATCCCGGGGCTGGTGATGATGAGCGTGCTGCAGAACGCCTTCGCCAACTCGTCCTCGTCCCTGATCCAGTCCAAGATCACCGGCAACCTGGTGTTCATCCTGCTGCCGCCGCTGTCGCATGCCGAGATCCTGTCGGCCTACGTCCTTGCTGCCGTGCTGCGCGGCGTCGTGGTGGGCTTCGGCGTGTTCGTCATCACCGCCTGGTTCGCCCACCTGTCGTTCGTGGCGCCGCTGTGGATCCTGGTATTCGCCTTCCTGGGCGCGGCCATCCTCGGCACCATGGGCGTGATCGCCGGCATCTGGGCCGAGAAGTTCGACCAGCTGGCCGCTTTCCAGAACTTCCTGATCATGCCGGCCACCTTCCTGGCCGGGGTGTTTTATTCCATCCAAAAACTGCCGCCGTTCTGGCTCGCAGTCTCGCATTTCAACCCGTTCTTTTATATGATTGACGGGTTCCGTTATGGATTCTTCGGCAAGTCCGACGTCTCGCCCTGGACCAGCCTGGCCATCGTGTCGGTGTTCTTCGTGGTGCTGGCGGCCATTGCGGTCAACCTTCTCAAGCGCGGCTACCGGCTGCGCCACTAA
- a CDS encoding DNA-methyltransferase — translation MSTWVDQVFCEDALAGMARIPDASIDLILTDPPYNLGKDYGNASDQQSVEDYLAWTEQWIDAALPKLKPNGSLYIFLTWRFAPEIFVMLKQRMTMMNEIIWDRRVPSMGGSVRSFSSVHDTIGFFVNRKDYYFDLDAVRIPYDAETKKARSRSIFIGAKWLEVGYNPKDVWSVSRLHREHPERADHPTQKPLEIIERMVKASCPPGGIVLDPFMGSGTTAIAARQTGRHFTGFELNPAYCDIIHARLAAPEVPVAGKKRKSAKNAPLNEETA, via the coding sequence ATGAGCACCTGGGTCGACCAGGTCTTCTGCGAGGATGCGCTGGCCGGCATGGCGCGCATCCCGGACGCATCCATCGACCTGATCCTGACCGACCCGCCCTACAACCTCGGCAAGGACTACGGCAACGCCTCGGACCAGCAGAGCGTCGAGGATTACCTGGCCTGGACCGAGCAATGGATCGATGCCGCGCTGCCCAAGCTCAAGCCCAACGGCAGCCTGTATATCTTCCTGACCTGGCGCTTCGCGCCCGAGATCTTCGTCATGCTGAAACAACGCATGACGATGATGAACGAGATCATCTGGGACCGCCGCGTGCCCTCGATGGGCGGCAGCGTGCGCAGCTTCTCCTCGGTGCACGACACCATCGGCTTCTTCGTGAACCGCAAGGACTATTATTTCGACCTGGACGCCGTGCGCATTCCCTATGACGCCGAGACCAAGAAGGCGCGCTCGCGCTCGATCTTCATCGGCGCCAAGTGGCTGGAAGTCGGCTACAACCCGAAGGACGTGTGGAGCGTGTCGCGCCTGCACCGCGAGCACCCGGAGCGCGCCGACCACCCGACCCAGAAACCGCTCGAGATCATCGAGCGCATGGTGAAAGCGTCCTGCCCGCCCGGCGGCATCGTGCTCGACCCCTTCATGGGCAGCGGCACCACGGCGATCGCCGCGCGCCAGACCGGGCGCCATTTCACCGGCTTCGAACTGAATCCCGCCTACTGCGACATCATCCACGCGCGCCTGGCCGCGCCCGAGGTGCCGGTTGCAGGTAAAAAACGCAAGAGCGCGAAGAACGCCCCCCTGAACGAGGAAACCGCATGA
- the mlaE gene encoding lipid asymmetry maintenance ABC transporter permease subunit MlaE produces MTITRFLGHIGRSVREAIESVGFATRAFFNLLGVSPGAFRRPALISEQIHFIGNYSLVIIIVSGLFVGMVLGLQGYYTLNQYGAEQALGQVVALALVRELGPVVTALLFAGRAGTSLTAQIGLMKAGEQLSAMEMMAINPVQRVLAPRFWGGVIAMPILAAIFSAVGVFGGYLVGVQLIGVDEGAFWSQMQAGVDVRADVLNSVLKSFIFGIAVTFTALFQGYQTKPTPEDVSRATTRTVVIASLMVWGLDFIMTALMFNK; encoded by the coding sequence ATGACGATCACGCGTTTCCTGGGACATATCGGCCGTAGCGTACGCGAAGCCATCGAAAGCGTCGGCTTCGCCACGCGCGCCTTCTTCAACCTGCTCGGCGTCTCGCCCGGCGCCTTCCGGCGTCCGGCCCTGATCTCGGAGCAGATCCACTTCATCGGCAATTATTCGCTGGTGATCATCATCGTGTCCGGCCTGTTCGTCGGCATGGTGCTCGGCCTGCAGGGCTATTACACGCTGAACCAGTACGGCGCCGAGCAGGCGCTGGGACAGGTGGTGGCGCTGGCCCTGGTGCGCGAGCTCGGCCCGGTCGTGACCGCGCTGCTGTTCGCCGGCCGCGCCGGCACCTCGCTCACCGCGCAGATCGGCCTCATGAAAGCCGGCGAGCAGCTCTCCGCCATGGAAATGATGGCGATTAACCCGGTCCAGCGCGTGCTGGCGCCGCGTTTCTGGGGCGGCGTGATCGCCATGCCTATCCTCGCGGCCATCTTCTCGGCGGTCGGCGTGTTTGGCGGCTACCTGGTCGGCGTGCAGCTGATCGGCGTGGACGAGGGCGCGTTCTGGTCGCAGATGCAGGCCGGCGTGGATGTGCGCGCTGACGTACTGAATAGTGTTCTCAAAAGCTTTATCTTTGGTATCGCGGTCACGTTCACGGCGCTGTTCCAGGGTTACCAGACCAAGCCGACCCCGGAAGACGTCTCGCGCGCAACCACGCGCACCGTCGTGATCGCGTCGCTGATGGTCTGGGGCCTGGATTTCATCATGACCGCACTGATGTTCAACAAGTAA
- the hisD gene encoding histidinol dehydrogenase, with translation MAVRIRKLDSTAPDFKQTLDALLAFEADTDDAIESSVATILADVKHRGDAAVLEYTNRFDRIPNGGAASMAAFDIGQDELDAALASLPEAQRAALRTAAERIRVFHERQKQELNGFTFTEPDGTVLGQRVTPLDRVGIYVPGGKAAYPSSVLMNAIPAQVAGVQEIVMVVPTPDGVKNQMVLAAAAIAGVTRVITIGGAQAVGALAYGTETIPAVDKIVGPGNAYVAAAKRRVFGVVGIDMIAGPSEILVLCDGTTDPDWVAMDLFSQAEHDELAQAILLCPDADYIARVEASIHKLLPTMPRAATITTSLSDRGALVKVRDMIEACEIANAIAAEHLEISAQEPLQWADKIRHAGAMFLGRFSSESLGDYCCGPNHVLPTSRTARFSSPLGVYDFQKRSSVIQVSEQGAQTLGKVAAELAYGEGLQAHARSAELRIKS, from the coding sequence ATGGCAGTACGGATCCGCAAGCTCGACTCCACCGCACCCGACTTCAAGCAGACGCTCGATGCGCTGCTGGCCTTTGAAGCCGACACCGACGACGCCATCGAGTCCAGCGTCGCGACGATCCTGGCGGACGTGAAGCATCGCGGTGACGCTGCCGTGCTGGAGTACACCAACCGTTTCGACCGCATCCCGAACGGCGGCGCCGCGTCGATGGCTGCCTTCGACATTGGACAGGACGAACTGGACGCGGCCCTGGCCTCGCTGCCGGAAGCGCAGCGCGCGGCATTGCGTACCGCCGCCGAGCGCATCCGCGTGTTCCACGAGCGCCAGAAGCAGGAGCTGAACGGATTCACGTTCACCGAGCCCGACGGCACCGTGCTGGGCCAGCGCGTGACCCCGCTGGACCGCGTCGGCATCTACGTCCCGGGCGGCAAGGCTGCGTACCCGTCCTCGGTCCTGATGAATGCGATTCCGGCCCAGGTGGCGGGCGTGCAGGAAATCGTCATGGTGGTGCCGACCCCCGACGGCGTGAAGAACCAGATGGTGCTGGCGGCCGCGGCGATCGCCGGCGTCACCCGCGTGATCACCATCGGCGGCGCCCAGGCCGTCGGCGCGCTGGCCTACGGCACCGAAACCATTCCCGCCGTCGACAAGATCGTCGGCCCCGGCAACGCCTATGTGGCGGCCGCCAAGCGCCGCGTGTTCGGCGTGGTGGGCATCGACATGATCGCCGGTCCGTCGGAAATCCTGGTGCTGTGCGACGGCACCACCGACCCGGACTGGGTGGCGATGGACCTGTTCTCGCAGGCCGAGCACGACGAGCTGGCCCAGGCCATCCTGCTGTGTCCGGACGCGGACTACATCGCGCGCGTGGAAGCGAGCATCCACAAGCTGCTGCCGACCATGCCGCGCGCCGCGACCATCACCACTTCGCTCAGCGACCGCGGCGCCCTGGTGAAAGTGCGCGACATGATTGAAGCCTGCGAGATCGCCAACGCCATCGCCGCCGAGCACCTCGAGATCTCCGCGCAGGAGCCGCTGCAGTGGGCGGATAAAATCCGCCACGCCGGCGCCATGTTCCTGGGCCGCTTCTCGTCCGAGTCGCTGGGCGACTACTGCTGCGGGCCGAACCACGTGCTGCCGACCTCGCGCACCGCGCGTTTCTCCTCGCCGCTGGGCGTGTACGACTTCCAGAAGCGCTCGTCCGTGATCCAGGTGAGCGAGCAGGGCGCCCAGACCCTGGGCAAGGTCGCGGCCGAGCTGGCCTATGGCGAAGGCCTGCAGGCGCACGCCCGCAGCGCCGAGCTTCGTATCAAGTCATGA